Genomic DNA from Alkalihalobacterium alkalinitrilicum:
GAAGGATCTAGCTTTTTAACTTGATCTAACACTTTATTCACTATAATACGAGTTTTTGAACCTACAATCGTTCCAGATATACCTACTAGTTTCAAATCAATCCCTCTTTTCAGTCTATCAGTATACTCTCACTGAATTATTATTAAAAACCATTTTCTTCATTATATATAGGGAAGATACTGTTATCTTCTATCTCTATGAAGAAGGTTTATTTTCAGAACAAATTAGTACTTTATCCCAAACGGCTTGTTGTACAAATTGATTAAATTGAACTGAAATTTCTTCTAAAGAATAACCGTTATTTGGTGAGTACCATCGTTGTAAATAATTATATACACCGAAAATCGCAAATGTCATAAGTTTTGTATCTAAATCGCTTCTAAATTCTTTCTTCTCCACTCCATCAATAATAATTTTTCGAAACAGGCGATCATATTCATCACCTAATGTTGCAATTTCTCCACCAAATTCAGATTTAAACCATTCAATTGAGATCCAAACGAACAACTCACTCTGATAGCGATCAAACGCATTTATATGATTTTGTAACGCTTTTTCTAATTTGATCGTAGGTGTATATGATGCTTCTACGATCTGTTTTAAACTCTCTGTCATTTCACTGAGGGGTCTTTCTACAACTGCATATAATAATTCTTCTTTTTTATTAATATAATAATATAAACTTCCTTTAAGCATACCTACTTCATTCGCTATATCTTCCAAAGTCGCTTCTTTATATCCTCTTTCCCGAAAAACTTTAGCTGCTGCATCAATGATTTCATTATACCTTTTGGTTGATTTATTTTTTACTGTTTTTCTTGTAGACTTTTGCTTATTCATTGTTGTGGCTCCTTCCTATCCATGTACCTCATAAAATGTTTTAAGAAAGCTGTGTCGGTTTGTCATTCTAATGTTTATTAATAAACAACCAGTTGTTTGAATTTTATTTTATCATCAACAGCTTTGTTTAACAACAGATTACAATATTATAGCGGTAATATCATTTACTACTATTGGATATTTTTTTGACGAGCCCTATTGTAAGTTAAGAGTTACCCTTATTTATTTGAATGATTTACAACAGTGATAACTACCTATCAAATGGGATCGAACGTTCGTAGTTATATTTAAAAAGAAGGAGGGAGCTAAATGATGAATTATCATTGGTCAATAGCTCACTCCCTATACTATATGTGTTATTTAATCTACTATAACTTAGGGTTAATTCTAGTTTCTGGTTGATCTGACCATGGTTCAAGTGCAGGAGTCATATAATGAATTTTTACTTTTCGCTCAGTCAGCCGCCACTTTCCTGTACGATTACTCAACTTATCCCAATACGTAGCTGCGATGACAAGAGGGACCCCTACAGCATTTGTTGCGGTTGCATCAA
This window encodes:
- a CDS encoding TetR/AcrR family transcriptional regulator, which translates into the protein MNKQKSTRKTVKNKSTKRYNEIIDAAAKVFRERGYKEATLEDIANEVGMLKGSLYYYINKKEELLYAVVERPLSEMTESLKQIVEASYTPTIKLEKALQNHINAFDRYQSELFVWISIEWFKSEFGGEIATLGDEYDRLFRKIIIDGVEKKEFRSDLDTKLMTFAIFGVYNYLQRWYSPNNGYSLEEISVQFNQFVQQAVWDKVLICSENKPSS